CGTTCTGCTTTTTGTTCCAGATACTGCGTGTAGTTACCTTTAAACTTGGAAGAGCGATGGCGGGAGATCTCATAGACCGTCGTCACGATTTTATCCAGGAAATAGCGGTCATGCGAGACGAGCAGGATCGCGCCGGGATAGGACTGCAAATATTGCTCAAGCCATGAGAGTGTTTCAATGTCCAGGTGGTTGGTCGGCTCGTCCAGTATTAAAAGGTCTGGCTTTGTAAGGAGCAGTTTAGCCAGCGCTAGGCGTGTTTTCTGCCCTCCGCTTAATGTCTGCACGGGAGTTGACGGATCAAACCCGCTAAACTGAAAGCCGTGAAGCACCGTGCGGATGTCCGATTCGTATTGATAGCCGCCTGCTTCCTTGAACTGGATCTGCAGTTCGTCATACTCTTTTAGCAGTTTATTGTAGGCTGTGTCATCTGCGGTCAGCGCAGGATCACCCATTCGGCTCTCCATGCTGCGCAGCTGCTTTTCCATCTTCCGAAGCGGCTCGAACACGCTGATCATCTCATCCCAGATGGACAGTTCGGATTCAAGGCCAGTGTCCTGGGCTAGATAACCGACTCGGACGCCTTTTGGCATGATCAGCTGGCCTGAGTCGTAGGACATGTCACCGGTAATGATTTTTAAAAGCGTGGATTTGCCTGCTCCATTTCTTCCGACAAGCGCGATTCTGTCGCGGGTTTGGACTTCCAGCTTAATATTCGATAAAATAGGGTCAGCCCCAAATGATTTTGTTAAGTCATTCACCTGCAAAATAATCAATGTATAGTCACCTCAAATTCCTATCGACGAATAACAAGGTTCACAGACTGAATGCGAAATGAGATGCTGCTCGATTAGCCTGTATTGCTGAATTCTGTCTACTCTTAGTGTAGCTTACATAAGCGAAGCGGAGCAACTAATCAATGTTCAACATTTCGTTAGAATTAACGTGCAAATCATCCGCCATAGATTTCAAAGATAGTGTATATTCTAGGAAGAAGGAGAAGGTTATGGAATCTTTTACGCATTTTAACGAACAAGGAAGAGCGAAAATGGTAGACATCTCCGATAAGGATGCGACGGTCCGTACAGCTGAAGCCAGAAGCTCAATCGCTGTTAACAAGGAAATCTACTCAAAAATAACAGAAGGCTCGTTTCGTAAAGGCGATGTCCTTGCCGTTGCGCAGGTCGCAGGCATTATGGCAGCGAAAAAAACATCCGACTGGATTCCAATGTGCCATCCTCTGTCCCTGACGGGTGTAGATATTACGTTTCAATGGGAAGAAGAAAATAAAGAAAAGTACAGGCTGCATATTGAAGCAGCCGTGAAAACAAAAGGCAATACCGGTGTTGAAATGGAAGCTTTGACTGCAGCGAGTGCCGCAGCGTTAACCGTTTATGACATGTGCAAGGCCGTGGATAAGGGAATGATCATTGGACCAACCTTTTTGCAGAGCAAAACCGGCGGAAAAAACGGGGATTTTCAACGTACCACTTAAAAAATATGGTAAACTGTAGATAAGCTTTCTGATAGTGGAGGGCTCTAATATGAATCAGGAACAGATAAAAATACCGCAGGCAACTGCCAAGAGGCTTCCGCTTTATTACCGTTTTCTAAAAAACCTTTCCATTTCAGGAAAGCAGCGGGTATCTTCTGCAGAGCTTAGCGAAGCAGTAAAAGTAGACTCAGCAACGATCAGAAGGGATTTTTCCTACTTCGGTGCTCTCGGGAAAAAGGGTTACGGCTACAACGTAAACTATTTATTATCTTTTTTCCGGAAAACGCTTAACCAGGATGAAGTAACAAAGGTTGCCTTGATTGGCGTTGGAAATTTAGGGACCGCTTTCCTGCACTATAACTTTATTAAAAACAATAATACGGTCATCCAGGTCGCTTTTGACGTGGA
This genomic stretch from Fictibacillus marinisediminis harbors:
- the moaC gene encoding cyclic pyranopterin monophosphate synthase MoaC; the encoded protein is MESFTHFNEQGRAKMVDISDKDATVRTAEARSSIAVNKEIYSKITEGSFRKGDVLAVAQVAGIMAAKKTSDWIPMCHPLSLTGVDITFQWEEENKEKYRLHIEAAVKTKGNTGVEMEALTAASAAALTVYDMCKAVDKGMIIGPTFLQSKTGGKNGDFQRTT
- a CDS encoding redox-sensing transcriptional repressor Rex, translated to MNQEQIKIPQATAKRLPLYYRFLKNLSISGKQRVSSAELSEAVKVDSATIRRDFSYFGALGKKGYGYNVNYLLSFFRKTLNQDEVTKVALIGVGNLGTAFLHYNFIKNNNTVIQVAFDVDPAKVGKEVAGVPIHSIDNIVAELQESDVEVAILTVPVGSAQFIADQLVQAGIKGILNFTPARLTLPAEIRVHHIDLAVELQSLIYFMKHYPSVDL